GCTCTCAGTGTCCATCGATTTTGCTGGGCAAAATGGACAGCAAACGGCAAAAACCTTGACAGAGGCCGATCTTGAAAAGGCCGCATCGGAGTTTATCCGTACCCAAAAGCTACTCACCCCCACCGCCTTTCAGCTGGTTAAGGCATCCTATGCCAATCCTGATGATCTCAAACGCTATTTTTACTATTCGGACGGACTCAAAGCGATTGCCATCGGAGTAGATACCCAGCTGCAGCAAGTGGTGACCTTTACCTATATTTAAGATTAGAAAACGTGGCTACGCCAATCCTATGGCGAAAACAGCGGGACATCAATTCCCGCTGTATTTTTGTTCGATCTCCACTTTCATTTCTTGATAGGTCTTATTGGTGAGGTGAACTAAATAATCAGTCAGCTCTTCTTTCGCTTGGGTGGCCAACGCCTCTCTGGTTGCACGTTGCTGCATGAGGAAGCCTTTCGCCTCATTCCCGATTTTCCCTGTCATGGCTAAATAGTCAATCGCTGCTCCGATGTTCAAGCTCTCTCGCCAATTTTTCTCATACCAATCGCGGTCATACGCATCAATCCACTTTCTGCGGTCTTTGAGCACCGCATCTGCTTCCGTCAGCGCGTCCCGTTTCCATTGCTCCCACTTTTCGGCGATTTCCTTGGCTCGTTCCAGCTCCTGTCGGAATTGATCGCGATTGGTTACGTTGGCGTACAATCCTTCCGACGCCTGCGCGATTTCCTTTAGCTGCTTTTGGCCTTGTGCATCCACATCAAAACCAATCACATTGAGCAACGGCATGATGTCTGACTCGGACAGCTTTTTTGCCACTTCGACCGGATCTCCTCCGCAAGTCTCGATACCGTCGCTGACCAAGTAAATCACATTTGTATTTTTGTCTGCCGGAAACGCGGACAGATCTTCCTGAGCTTTTTGCAAAGAATACGCAATCGACGTCCAGCCGGATGGTTCAAATAATCCCAATGCTTCATTCAGTTTTTTCGCATGGTAGGTTTGCAGGGGGTAGACGATCTCACTGCTACTGCAAGATCGCTGTTTGTCCGCATCGGACCCACTCCCCAGATGACCGTATACGCGTAAAGATACCTTGGCCTCTTCAGGCAGGGATTCGGCAAATTCTTTGATTGCTTCCTTTGCCAGCTCCATCTTCGTTTTTTCACCGATTTTCTCCCCCATACTCCCGCTCGCATCCAGAATGATTTCTACGTTAAAGTGCTCACGGAATTGGAAGCGCGCGTCCCCTACATCGGGACTCCCGAACGACGCCATCTTCCACCGGTCTACTACCATCTGCGGACTGAGGTAATCCTCTGAGAACAGCTTCAGCAATTCCGACCAGTACACTCTCAACAACGTTTCATTCATGCCGTCCAGGAGAGGAGGCAATTCATCGAGAATTTGTGCGATTTTGTCATGATGGGGATACTGCGGCTGGTAGAACGGAATACCAGAGAGCGGACCAGGAGTGGCGACAATCAACTCCTGCGCAGTCTGGGGAAGCTGTGTTTGGGGAGCGGAAATCACAGAGCCTGCTGCTCCCAGCGAACAGCCTGTGAGCAAGAGAGACACGAGCATTCCTCCTAGGATACGTTGCCATCTGCGCTTCCTTTCCATCTGTACCGCCTCCTCAGAGCTTGATGCATGCGTCACCAGTCTTCTCCCTCTGAAAATACGTGAGGAAGCTGCTTCCAGCCTGTCACCTTGACGAAGCCAATCGTCCTGCTTTTTCCTGTCTGGTAGATTTGTTCGGCATGCTTTGGCATAAAATCCATCCCGAATGTCTTACTTTCATATCGGACCGAGGTCCTCACTTCGATACGGTCCTCTCCATTAAACAACTTGATGGATGAACCACTGAGCGTGCTCTTGTTGCTCGCGAGAATGTCCGTGACGACGCCAGGAATCTCAGAAGAAGCCTGATCCAGTCCTACCACGACGTGCGTCAGTAAATCCGGATATACAGGAATCGCGAAGAGCAATACACGATCGATCGCCTCGAATTGCACTTCACTCGATGACCAATCCGGATTGGCCGCTTCGATTGATTTCATCTCTTCTTCTACCAACGGCCAGATATAGACTGGGTCAATCCAATTCACAATGGAATGGTCATAAGAATGGATGGCTTCCTCGACTTCGTCGTAGATGACGTCAGTCGCCGCCAAGCTGGCTAGCTCAGCACTATTTGCCGCCATTTCTTTGTCGACAAAGACGGAAGAGAAATTAAAGAGAACCGTAAAAATCACCAAGAGCATGAAGAAAAAAACAGTCAACACGAGTATAGTCATATTGCCCCGCTCATTGCGCAAGAGCACGATCAACTGTCTCATCTAATGGATCACCCGTCCCCGAAGCTCTCTCGAAAATGAGATCACCCTGTCTTCTTCATCCATGTTACGTTTGATGAAATCCGGAAGAAAAAACAAATCCAGATGTACACCGACTTTAGCCGTAAAGTAACTGCCGTCACCGGAAATGCCTGAGCCACCGCCATTATAGGCGATTCCCCCGCCAGCGCTACCCACGATCTTTTGTGCAGCGTCCAGCGCCTCGATAGATTTTCCGGTGATGGCATACACCTTAGCTGCCTCATTCGCTGCTGACTGCGCGATGATCACCGCATACACACCCGTCAAAAACTGCCACAAAATCAGCAGGATTAAAAATACGAACGGCAGGATTCCGAGAAATTCTACGGTCGCAGAGCCTTTTTGGCCGTTTATCCTTCCCATGCTAGCTCCTCTTGTTTCCGTACCTGCTCCGTACTCCACTTACGGGTGTACAAGGTAAATAGTACTGAGATAAAGGGACAGAGCATGACATAGAGCAGCAGCTGCGTGAAAAAAACAGCCCCAAAGCTTGTCGTGATCGACGTTACCGAGAGCAAACCGATCATGGAAATTCCCCATTCGATCACACTCGTCAAAATGAGCAGACCGACAATCGGTACAAAATGCCTTTTGCCCAGCTCAAATGCGCTACGCAAGCATTGCCACGGCGTCTTTCCTTTCACTACAGCCACATACGGCGTGAGAAAAAACAAGATCAGGAGCAGCAGCCCTGGGACAACAAACAGGACCATACCGATACTAACCGCCAACACGTAGACTACCCCAAATAGAAACACGGAGATGCCTTGTTCGGCAAAAGCGCGAAAGGCCTGTCGCAGCGGTCTTTCCTCTCCTTCTAGATCGGTGATTACGTATTGGGCAAAGGGAACTTGGACGACCATAAAGAACAACAGGAGCAAAAACAGATTGAAAAAGCTGGAGACGACCTTGGCTCCGGTGATCGCGGCTAAAAAACTCACATAATTGATGGTCATGTTGTGGACGATCATGAAGGGCAGTACAATGACAGCTGACAGCAACAACAGCGACTCAATATGCCGCGTATAAAAATGGAAACTTTCCTTCAGCGGATTCATGCTTCTCCCCCTGTTCGTTGCACGTGTCTATGGATTGCGCAGGATCGAAACGACCAGGCGCTGAAATAACGCATCATTTTGCTCCCGATATGACTCGGCCAGCTGCTCGGCTGATTGATAGGACACGGACTGCGTCTCAAAGCTGCGAACGGACTCGTCATTCGTTTTTCGCAGCCCTTCATCCTTGTAGCGACGAAGCAATTCGCTGAGCTTCTCCTTTTTCTTGAGTTGCTCCCCCGAAAGCGCCAGACGGTTGTTTGCAAAAAAGACGGACAGCCGATCGACTGCTTCCCTGACTTCGACCTGCCTGCGCAACCGCTCGTACAAGAGGTAATCGGACTCGTACAACGCATTACGCAAGGCCGTTTCGTCCTCTGAAATCACGTAGCCACGCGCAAGCATTTGTTGGTGGGCACGCATCCCCGCTTCAAAGATGTCCCGCAGTCGATCCCTACCGTCGACAACAAATTCGCAGACGTCAATCAGCTGTCGAGCATCCTTTTGCGTCTGGACATCCATGCTGGCTTCGCAATCCGGCAGCAGTGCCTGCAAAATATCCCGCTTTTGCTCGTACATCCAGACTGGTTTTTCCTTATCTGCAGCAAAATCCTTGGTGAAGTTGATGACAGCGTTATTGTGGGACATAAACAGGCGTACCACCGGCTCTGCTTCCCTACGGGGAACGATTTCCCCATCTGGGCGGAGGATCAGATAGCCGACCGCTTCCTTCCCTCCCCACTTCCAGTACTGCACATTGTAATAAAAGCGTTCGTTCATTTGGACTGCATGATTAAACAACTCCGGCTTTTCCAGCAGATGCTTGAACGCTTTGATCTGGGCACGAACTTGTGCCGTCTCTGTTACTCTCATCGTGCGAGACCTCCTTTACGCAAAGATGGACTTCACCCACCCAACCGCTTTACTCACACCTTCTCGGATTCCCCGAGTGATTGCTCCACCCGCGAGCTTGTCACTCCATTTGACGAGTCGACTCAATCCCCAGAGAACAGCTCCTGTCACAACCAGAACGCCCGCTACAGTCTGCCCGCCTGGAATGACAGAGGCAATGATTCCCGCATCGATCAAGGTACTCCCAAAGCTACCGACTCCATCGACGAACTTCTCATTTTGCTTGTCTTGGCTCAGACTGGAATCAAATGCCTGATCGAATTTGGTAACCGTGTCAAACACATCAAAGGGTAGACTGATTGCGGCAATCCCGACATTCAATCCCGTAACGATCCCTGGAACCCTGACCGTATTCGCTGCGTTTACCGCGTTGGAAAACGATCGCTGGGCATTTACATTGCCGGCCAGAGCATTCGGATTTTGCTTCAAGATAAACTGGTAGCCGTCGTAGATTCCTTTTGCATCCAGACCATCGAGCGTCAGTCCTGTCACATTGCCCCACGGTGTGTCCTTAACCCCGATATCAATCCCTTTCAATCCGAGCTGTAGCAGGAACCCTCCGTACTTTCCAGCGCCCGTGCGTAGATCGACCTCTCCTTGCTCAATCAATGCCGCAGAGTAGCCCAGTGTCCCGCCTATCATATCTTTAAAACTCAGCTTAAGCGCGTCATAGCCTTTGGTTTCACCGAATGGCTCCGGAGAAGGTGGCTTCAGTGGGGCTGGATCGAGCTTTTTTACCCCGCCGCCGGGACTTTGTGAAGCTGGCAGTTCAATGGCAGGCATCTGCAAAGAGGGAATGGTGCTGTTCGGAGGTCGCAACTGCGGGATTTCTCCGCCAGGTGGTTCCAATGCGGGTACAGAACCGTCTGGAGCATGCAGCGGGGGTGGATCTCCCCCTGGTGGTTGCAGCTGTGGAGTGTCCCAACCTGGAGGCTCCAGCTGCGGTGTCTCCCATTGCGGGGCTTCCAGCTGTGGCGTCTCCCACTGAGGAGCCTGCAAATCCGACATCTGATAGTTTGGTGCGTTTAGCTGAGGAACGGGTAATGATGGTGCCTGGGCTAGGACGATTCCAGGTAAGACCTGTAGTAACAGGATGAAAAAGGCGAAGCTTCCGATTAATAGGGGGCTCTTTCCTTTTCTCCTCGCCATGACCAAACCCTCCTGTACAAAGAACTAGTTTCCTTTCACATGTCCACGAAATTGCTGTTGGATTGCCGCAATGGCTTCCTGATAGGTTTTTTCGTTGAGCGTATCCAAAAAGTCTTCCAGCTCGTCGGCACGCTGCCTCGCCAGCTTCTCTTGTTTGCTCTCGAGCTTTTCCAGAGCGGCTATCATCTCTTCGGACAAAGTTTTGCGCGCTCCCAGCTCCGTTAAAGCAGACAGAAAATTATAGCTCTCTCTGGAGGCGATGCTTTGCCATTTGGAGCCATACTCACTGATGGTGACACTTTGAGCGATCGTTGTGGAGAGTGCCTCGTAAGTCGAGCCAGCCAACCACTTCTCCCACTTCTGGGCGATCCGTTTCGCCTGCTCAAACTCTTTTTGCAGCTCCTTTTGGTCTTGAATGAACACGTACCGACCCCCGGCTGCTTCAGCTACCTTTTTGAGCTGCTGCTGCCCCTCTCCATCCACGCCAAAGCCGACCACGTTGACAATTGGTGTAATATCCGAGTCAGCCAGTTGCTTCGCTGCCTCGACCGGATTGCCCCCGCACGTTTCGATTCCGTCGCTGACCAAGTAAATGATGTTGGTGTTCTGCTCACCCGTCAACGGACGCAAATCCTCCTCGGCCTGCTGCAAGGCAAGCGCGATCGGCGTCCAACCAGCCGGCTTGAACTGTGCAAGCGAGCTTTGCAGCTTTTGCTTGTCGTACGCCTGCATCGGATACATCACTTCACTGCTCGCACACGAATGGGCCTTGTCAGCTTCTGATCCGCTGCCCTCGTGTCCGTATACCCGCAAGCTGACGTTGGCCCCGGCTGGAAGTGATGCCGCAAACGAGGTGATTGCTTCTTTCGCAGACTGCATCCTCGTTTTGCCACCAGCAGAAGCCGCCATGCTCCCACTCGCGTCCAGCAAGATCATGACGTTGTACTGCTTCTTGAATTGAAAGCGTGGATCGCCGATGGATGGATCACCAAATGACGCGAGCTTCATCTGATCGATGATATCTTGCGGATCTGGGTAGTCCTCGCCAAAAAGTGATAATAGCACCCGATAGTATAGCTCGACTGCCTCTTCGTCCACGCTCTCCAGATTGGGCAGTCGGTGCAGCACTTCTTTGATTTCATCGCTTTGCTCCCCGTACATTCTCCCGGAAAAACGCCCTGGCGGCATCGAATAGAAATCTTCGGTGCTCGCTGGTAGCCGAGTGAGTGTATCTGGAATCAATGCCTGTAACTCCGCGACTTT
This is a stretch of genomic DNA from Brevibacillus choshinensis. It encodes these proteins:
- a CDS encoding vWA domain-containing protein, translated to MERKRRWQRILGGMLVSLLLTGCSLGAAGSVISAPQTQLPQTAQELIVATPGPLSGIPFYQPQYPHHDKIAQILDELPPLLDGMNETLLRVYWSELLKLFSEDYLSPQMVVDRWKMASFGSPDVGDARFQFREHFNVEIILDASGSMGEKIGEKTKMELAKEAIKEFAESLPEEAKVSLRVYGHLGSGSDADKQRSCSSSEIVYPLQTYHAKKLNEALGLFEPSGWTSIAYSLQKAQEDLSAFPADKNTNVIYLVSDGIETCGGDPVEVAKKLSESDIMPLLNVIGFDVDAQGQKQLKEIAQASEGLYANVTNRDQFRQELERAKEIAEKWEQWKRDALTEADAVLKDRRKWIDAYDRDWYEKNWRESLNIGAAIDYLAMTGKIGNEAKGFLMQQRATREALATQAKEELTDYLVHLTNKTYQEMKVEIEQKYSGN
- a CDS encoding TadE/TadG family type IV pilus assembly protein yields the protein MRQLIVLLRNERGNMTILVLTVFFFMLLVIFTVLFNFSSVFVDKEMAANSAELASLAATDVIYDEVEEAIHSYDHSIVNWIDPVYIWPLVEEEMKSIEAANPDWSSSEVQFEAIDRVLLFAIPVYPDLLTHVVVGLDQASSEIPGVVTDILASNKSTLSGSSIKLFNGEDRIEVRTSVRYESKTFGMDFMPKHAEQIYQTGKSRTIGFVKVTGWKQLPHVFSEGEDW
- a CDS encoding TadE family protein, which encodes MGRINGQKGSATVEFLGILPFVFLILLILWQFLTGVYAVIIAQSAANEAAKVYAITGKSIEALDAAQKIVGSAGGGIAYNGGGSGISGDGSYFTAKVGVHLDLFFLPDFIKRNMDEEDRVISFSRELRGRVIH
- a CDS encoding vWA domain-containing protein, whose amino-acid sequence is MVKPVLSVILLICVLGLQACTSEEAVPVDNQQEQPTRTKPVEPEGTADGQEPASPNQAEKSREQKVAELQALIPDTLTRLPASTEDFYSMPPGRFSGRMYGEQSDEIKEVLHRLPNLESVDEEAVELYYRVLLSLFGEDYPDPQDIIDQMKLASFGDPSIGDPRFQFKKQYNVMILLDASGSMAASAGGKTRMQSAKEAITSFAASLPAGANVSLRVYGHEGSGSEADKAHSCASSEVMYPMQAYDKQKLQSSLAQFKPAGWTPIALALQQAEEDLRPLTGEQNTNIIYLVSDGIETCGGNPVEAAKQLADSDITPIVNVVGFGVDGEGQQQLKKVAEAAGGRYVFIQDQKELQKEFEQAKRIAQKWEKWLAGSTYEALSTTIAQSVTISEYGSKWQSIASRESYNFLSALTELGARKTLSEEMIAALEKLESKQEKLARQRADELEDFLDTLNEKTYQEAIAAIQQQFRGHVKGN